A window of the Kosakonia radicincitans DSM 16656 genome harbors these coding sequences:
- the uspC gene encoding universal stress protein UspC: protein MQYAHLLVAVAVTPESRRLLAKAIDIARPFNARISLITLASDPELYNQLAAPMMENVREVLQEETQQFLDQLISEAGYPIEQALIASGALSEHILHTCRTQGIDLVVCGNHNQTFLARAACAAKSIVHASEVDVLLVPLGA, encoded by the coding sequence ATGCAATATGCTCATCTTCTGGTCGCTGTTGCGGTGACGCCCGAAAGCCGGCGTTTACTGGCCAAAGCCATTGATATTGCCCGCCCTTTCAATGCCCGCATCTCCCTTATTACCTTAGCTTCCGATCCTGAACTCTATAACCAGCTTGCCGCTCCGATGATGGAAAATGTCCGTGAAGTGTTGCAGGAAGAGACGCAACAATTTCTGGATCAACTCATTAGCGAGGCCGGATACCCTATCGAGCAGGCGCTCATCGCATCAGGCGCATTAAGCGAACATATTCTGCATACCTGCCGTACACAGGGCATCGATTTAGTGGTCTGCGGCAATCACAATCAAACGTTCCTCGCCCGCGCAGCGTGTGCGGCAAAGAGCATCGTTCATGCCAGTGAAGTGGATGTTTTATTGGTGCCTTTAGGAGCGTGA